Proteins found in one Anopheles aquasalis chromosome 3, idAnoAquaMG_Q_19, whole genome shotgun sequence genomic segment:
- the LOC126576817 gene encoding antigen 5 like allergen Cul n 1-like has protein sequence MGTHSHLMHPMLAAIFFGFIGLKYCAQEYCDPSYCGTSINVGCNPPPLTGGPLCTGKNASVVVINATIQALILSVHNRLRNQLAIGNLAGFASAQRMPTLAWDETLAAQAGHNARSCNFAHDACRNTAKYAYAGQNLATLSFSGQSKTVESLVRKMVGAWWSEYQDATQALVDHFPSNYTGPAIGHFMQMASDQASVIGCAMQYWVEDMFEMYYLVCNYERSPFINEAVYKKGAVASECTTGTNQEYVGLCALSRANEPSRTYIVKNPARITHDQAVI, from the exons ATGGGCACTCATTCGCACCTGATGCACCCGATGTTAG CTGCGAtcttttttggtttcattggGTTAAAGTACTGCGCCCAGGAGTACTGCGACCCTTCGTATTGtggcaccagcatcaacgTTGGCTGCAATCCTCCACCATTGACCGGGGGGCCGCTCTGCACTGGCAAGAATGCTAGCGTCGTAGTGATTAATGCCACCATTCAGGCGCTTATCCTCTCCGTGCACAACCGGCTACGCAATCAGCTGGCGATCGGGAACCTGGCCGGATTCGCGAGCGCACAACGTATGCCTACGCTAGCCTGGGATGAAACCCTCGCTGCCCAGGCTGGCCATAATGCTCGGTCTTGTAACTTTGCTCACGATGCGTGCCGTAATACAGCAAAGTATGCGTACGCAGGGCAGAATCTAGCGACGCTGAGCTTTTCCGGTCAAAGCAAGACAGTGGAATCGCTGGTAAGGAAAATGGTGGGCGCTTGGTGGAGTGAGTACCAGGATGCCACACAGGCGCTTGTCGATCATTTCCCAAGCAACTACACCGG GCCAGCGATCGGACACTTTATGCAGATGGCAAGCGACCAAGCGTCGGTCATTGGATGTGCGATGCAGTACTGGGTGGAAGATATGTTCGAAATGTATTACCTGGTGTGCAACTACGAACGGTCTCCCTTTATCAATGAAGCGGTCTATAAGAAGGGTGCCGTTGCATCCGagtgcaccaccggcactaACCAGGAGTACGTTGGACTTTGCGCTTTGAGTCGAGCGAATGAACCTTCCCGTACTTACATTGTCAAGAATCCAGCGCGAATCACCCATGACCAAGCGGTCATTTAA
- the LOC126575661 gene encoding antigen 5 like allergen Cul n 1-like, with protein sequence MASQMLVTIVVFCGLIAGLSGQEYCNPSYCGTSINVGCNPPPLTGGPLCAAINGSVVDLNPTIQAFILSEHNRLRNQLAIGNLTGFASAQRMPTLAWDETLAAQAGHNARSCNFAHDACRNTAKYAYAGQNLAIQYFNGMDSTVESLVSDMVASWWSEYKDATQAQVDKYPRGYTDPAIGHFTQMVSDRSSTIGCAMQYWFALGWDTYYLVCDYGLTNIGNRPVYKKGVTASRCITGTNSNFPGLCSTSEVVPPLPNIV encoded by the exons ATGGCAAGTCAGATGTTAG TCACTATCGTGGTGTTTTGTGGTCTCATCGCGGGACTATCGGGCCAGGAGTATTGTAATCCCTCGTACTGTGGTACCAGCATCAACGTTGGCTGCAATCCTCCACCATTGACCGGGGGGCCGCTCTGCGCTGCCATTAATGGCAGTGTCGTAGACCTTAATCCCACCATTCAGGCGTTTATCCTCTCCGAGCACAACCGGTTGCGCAATCAGCTGGCGATCGGGAACCTGACCGGATTCGCGAGCGCACAACGTATGCCTACGCTAGCCTGGGATGAAACCCTCGCTGCCCAGGCTGGCCATAATGCTCGGTCTTGTAACTTTGCTCACGATGCGTGCCGTAACACAGCAAAGTATGCGTACGCAGGACAGAACTTAGCTATCCAGTACTTCAACGGCATGGACAGCACGGTTGAATCGTTGGTAAGCGATATGGTGGCGTCTTGGTGGAGTGAGTACAAGGATGCGACCCAGGCACAGGTTGATAAATATCCTCGAGGTTATACCGA CCCCGCGATCGGACACTTCACTCAGATGGTAAGCGATCGTTCGTCAACCATTGGATGCGCGATGCAGTACTGGTTCGCCCTAGGCTGGGATACGTACTACCTGGTGTGTGACTACGGATTGACCAACATTGGTAACCGACCGGTTTACAAGAAGGGTGTTACCGCTTCCAGGTGCATCACCGGAACGAATTCCAACTTTCCTGGTCTGTGCTCGACGAGCGAAGTGGTTCCACCACTACCGAACATTGTCTGA
- the LOC126575644 gene encoding antigen 5 like allergen Cul n 1-like: protein MVRFVLAAISLVGLIGSIESIDYCTANFCAVGVPNVGCNPPALSGGPNCFGRSPAVVPITASLQSLILDLHNTRRSQIANGGLSPFWPARRMATLQWDAELASQAGHNARSCNFAHDSCRNTEAFRWAGQNLALMQYSGPARTVESIIDGFVASWWNEYRDTSTAHIDSYPSNHQGPAIGHFTQMASDRAWKIGCAMQNWIQDGFWNTYYLVCNYSFTNIINQPVYVVGTTGSGCTTGMNPFYSGLCSVNEVVPNVP from the exons ATGGTTCGCTTTGTGCTTG CTGCCATCTCGCTGGTCGGTCTGATTGGATCGATCGAGTCGATCGACTACTGTACGGCTAACTTTTGTGCGGTTGGAGTGCCGAACGTTGGCTGCAATCCTCCTGCTCTGAGCGGTGGTCCAAACTGCTTCGGAAGATCCCCAGCGGTGGTACCGATCACTGCTAGCCTTCAGTCGCTCATCCTCGATCTCCACAACACTCGCCGCTCTCAGATCGCCAATGGTGGTCTCAGTCCGTTCTGGCCTGCTCGTCGTATGGCTACGCTGCAGTGGGATGCCGAACTCGCCTCTCAGGCTGGCCATAATGCGCGCTCCTGCAACTTTGCCCATGATAGCTGCCGTAACACTGAAGCCTTCCGGTGGGCTGGTCAGAATCTGGCACTCATGCAGTACTCCGGACCGGCGAGAACGGTTGAGAGCATTATCGATGGGTTCGTCGCCAGCTGGTGGAACGAGTATCGCGACACCTCGACCGCTCATATTGACAGCTACCCAAGCAATCATCAGGG CCCTGCCATTGGACACTTTACGCAGATGGCGAGTGATCGCGCGTGGAAGATCGGTTGTGCAATGCAGAACTGGATTCAGGATGGATTCTGGAACACCTACTATCTGGTGTGTAACTACTCCTTCACCAACATTATCAATCAGCCGGTCTACGTGGTCGGAACTACTGGCTCAGGCTGTACGACTGGCATGAATCCGTTCTACTCGGGCCTGTGCTCGGTCAACGAAGTTGTCCCAAATGTCCCATAA